From Brachyhypopomus gauderio isolate BG-103 unplaced genomic scaffold, BGAUD_0.2 sc774, whole genome shotgun sequence, one genomic window encodes:
- the LOC143508077 gene encoding uncharacterized protein LOC143508077 isoform X2: protein MYRGGRRQRLQTESFIIHGHDREPFALDEGIFETLHTPIRELRLIQTRQGLDRAHRMFAFTFSRMGSSATQVVEVKLQHKSIYSGLESEHWWVLNNDFYWIGAELTLHHFASASAVACIKRRGSSITDATIYLRTCSTTTSVQNIFLQTVVSTWFKGVSIGSDDIFRSSESSHTQTLETPNPAVFSSSPSPPRAPPQRPPPGF, encoded by the exons ATGTACAGAGgtggcaggaggcagaggctgcaAACTGAAAGCTTCATTATCCATG GACATGATCGGGAGCCTTTTGCATTGGACGAAGGCATCTTTGAGACGCTCCATACCCCGATCCGAGAG TTGAGGCTTATACAGACTCGCCAAGGATTGGACAGAGCACATAGGATGTTTGCCTTCACCTTCTCACGAATGGGTTCTTCAGCTACACAG gtggtggaggtgaagctccAGCACAAGTCCATCTACAGTGGGCTGGAGAGTGAGCACTGGTGGGTGCTCAACAATGACTTTTACTGGATAGGTgcagag CTTACCCTCCACCACTTTGCCAGCGCTAGTGCCGTGGCCTGCATCAAG CGGAGGGGATCCAGCATCACAGACGCCACCATCTACCTGCGCACCTGTTCAACAACAACGTCGGTGCAGAATATTTTTCTG caAACGGTGGTGTCCACTTGGTTTAAGGGTGTCTCCATTGGTTCGGATGACATTTTCAGGTCATCCGAATCTAGtcacacccagaccctggagacaccgAACCCAGCTGTTTTTTCCAGCAGTCCATCCCCACCGAGAGCACCCCCTCAACGAccacctccaggcttttaa
- the LOC143508077 gene encoding uncharacterized protein LOC143508077 isoform X1 produces the protein MKASAQTKTINEKDTSSRPLDQRGHDREPFALDEGIFETLHTPIRELRLIQTRQGLDRAHRMFAFTFSRMGSSATQVVEVKLQHKSIYSGLESEHWWVLNNDFYWIGAELTLHHFASASAVACIKRRGSSITDATIYLRTCSTTTSVQNIFLQTVVSTWFKGVSIGSDDIFRSSESSHTQTLETPNPAVFSSSPSPPRAPPQRPPPGF, from the exons ATGAAAGCCTCAGCACAAACGAAAACCATTAACGAAAAGGACACAAGTTCAAGACCACTGGACCAGAGAG GACATGATCGGGAGCCTTTTGCATTGGACGAAGGCATCTTTGAGACGCTCCATACCCCGATCCGAGAG TTGAGGCTTATACAGACTCGCCAAGGATTGGACAGAGCACATAGGATGTTTGCCTTCACCTTCTCACGAATGGGTTCTTCAGCTACACAG gtggtggaggtgaagctccAGCACAAGTCCATCTACAGTGGGCTGGAGAGTGAGCACTGGTGGGTGCTCAACAATGACTTTTACTGGATAGGTgcagag CTTACCCTCCACCACTTTGCCAGCGCTAGTGCCGTGGCCTGCATCAAG CGGAGGGGATCCAGCATCACAGACGCCACCATCTACCTGCGCACCTGTTCAACAACAACGTCGGTGCAGAATATTTTTCTG caAACGGTGGTGTCCACTTGGTTTAAGGGTGTCTCCATTGGTTCGGATGACATTTTCAGGTCATCCGAATCTAGtcacacccagaccctggagacaccgAACCCAGCTGTTTTTTCCAGCAGTCCATCCCCACCGAGAGCACCCCCTCAACGAccacctccaggcttttaa